The DNA sequence ctgtctcataaatacattcaagtctgtgtttttattgtgacaaaattaaaaaaatttcaaattgtatgaatactttatcCAGGTATTGAATACATTTTAGATATTTGAAGGCTTGGTAACTTTAATAGAATCTGCAGGAGGGTGTAACTGTATGATCTGGTTTTCATGGGCAATCCATCCAGTCGATTTTGAgaattatggttttaaaacCAAATATGTGAACTCTGTTAGCTGTactacagaaaatgtaaaagtgtcACTAAAACAAATATCCATCTTATTCTAACCCTGAATTTCAGTACAAATTTTCACAGCCATCCAACCAtcatacaaatttacaaaaggTGCAGATCAGTGTCTCAAGGCTGGAAGATAAAATTGCAGGTTCTTTTGATTTTCAAgaaattgtttaaataattaaaacagctcAACCTTGGCAGAAATATTTAAGTCCAACATATCTGCTCTGTAATAATTTAACATACCAGGTAAATTTCAGTAATGGCTAGAAACAGAACAGCACGCTCCAAACATTTCTTTGCAAGTCAAACAAACATCATCCTGAACCACTCACaccttccatttcttcaactgAGTTTGCAAAAACAGATATATCTCTGACGACTCAAAAAAGTATGAGCAGATTTCGGCAGAGTGGATATGTAAATCCATACATAGGTGCTAGTCAATGTCAGTCTTCTCAGCTCTTCTAGGCAGAGTCTCAGGGGAGTCAAAAACTGATGTGCTTAGGAGAGGATACTGTCAGCATGATTGCTTCTGCTTTCTAAAAAAAAGCAGTAAGGAAAAGGAAGCAGGGTACAGATCTTGGTGCAGTACAAAAAAGTTAAGCCTTCTGTACGCTATACACTGAGATATGGCTGTTCCCAAAGCACAGTTTAAGAAAAAGGAAGGTTTGTTTGTCCACAAAAAAGGAGAACATAAAACCAGCTACCTTTAACTTTTGACCAAAACCATAAAAACTCAGCAGACGTAAGAGCCTCATTTTCTTGTTGTGTAGTaaggtttaaaatactttaacaaAAAACTTGATTTTGACATTCAAGATgaagatttaaatttttcttaAGTTTTCACCTTGTAGCCACTGAGaattaaaatgtgaaaccaTCTTTCTGATGGCTAAAGCTTGCCTGAAACTGGGTATTGCAACTgcacaatgatcccaaacacagcaaagaAATCTATGGAAGCCATGTCAGGACCTCTAAAGAGACATTAACAAACACCAGTAAACCAATAAACTGTTGCAAAAACAGAGAGTTGAAATCCCTTCAGAATGATGTGGGACTGATAGTCGTTAAAGAAATGAATGTCTTACTTCATTGGTGGTAAAGAAGGTTCTACAATTTGCTGAATCATCGGGTGTACTTAGTTTCACACAAAATTTTGGCTTCATGTGTTTGTTAACAAATATTAACAGTGTGGAATCTGCTGTATACTTTAGAttagttttaaatcattttagaacTTGGAGAAGtccaaataatgtttttcaaGTCTAGATACATAAAACCTTACACTTGAAAGTGGGTGTAAAACAATGGACAAAATACTGGTCAGACATTCTCTTTTTACATGTGTAACTAGTGATTTGTGTTTAATAACTTAGCTATTTTtgattacaaaaaaaacaattgtaagTTTAGAAAGCCTAAAACAACTTCCTTAGATTGGTTTTTCACTTTGCCAAGAACTCAGATAATCAAATCTGGTCTGTTAAACAAAAaggttagatttttcaaaactcTTTAAAATTTACACTAATCCATCGGGATTTGCTAAAGACAATAGAGTACTACCATAGATTACATGTGTTTAATTTAAGCAGTAGACAAACTTAAATGCTGCCTTAAAAACGTAGTGTAGAGGTagaaaaaagctgtaaaaacatttaagtgcgTGCTCTAAACACATTATATGCAAGCCTTCGTACCCACAAACCTGCTTCATAGCGGTTTTCAGCAGCACAACGGTTCCTGAAGTGGatcaaagaaaatgttaaataaatgatGTTTGCTTTAATCAGCATTTAGATTAAGGTTTTATGCCTTATTTTGTATCCACCACTAAAAATTACTTTAATCGTTTATCTGCTGTATCTCTCTTTCACAAGAGAAGTGCCCCACCTACAACTGCAAGCACTGCCGCTACATCTGCTGCTGCCATCAGTCATAGTTTtcgtaatagatctgacccacatgcagaacactGAGGAACAACTGAATCAgcgaaaggtgttttatttacaataagTGAGTCTGGAACATGAACGGGTGAATCGCCAACTGTATGAAAAGAGgtggaagagaactggtgagacAGGGAACTTATAATATTGCAAAATAACGAAAGGTAACCATTGTAATCAGAAGAGCGGCTTACCAAATGAATGCAGTCAGGtcaccaggggtagagggagtcgggACCCAGGTGTGCGAAGCGGCAAAAATCTAGCTGGTTTACTTGAGCTGCAGAGCGAGTTCTGGTGGTTTCAGGAGTTcgttcaatgttcaggtacttgcgttggagggtggacagggtacgcttctgccttggttAAGGAGACGGAaaataacaggaagctgccagcttggtacttggaaacaaaatccaaatgaaaatccaccaaacataggtaatcttgatcgtccagaaacttctggaaccgAAGTTAAAGTTCAACGAAGAATGATCaaaaggttcaggtttctgcctgcaAAGGAACATAAACAACGTCAGCTTAAAGACAAAGACCGATGCATTGCTTAACAGTGGCTGagtttgttaccactgaaggcaaacactctgccatagaagtgctggcagcctcctgcttaaatactcctcaaagcaatcagcagatcagtcacacctgagaaactccagcaccatttggaaactgaaaacaaagtcacaaagaaagcacaacacacacactgaacccaGAACCCCGACAAGATCAGGCAAGTCCGTAAACACGCTGTGAAAAAAAAGTCATGTTATGGATGACACCATCCCAAAATTGCATATTTTACACAACGCAGAGTCCTGCTTGTTTTCCCATTGGAACCGCTGTGGATGCAGATGATGCCTTCTGTTACAGAGCagcattcttttttttacagagcATTCAATACCCATGTTTAATAAAGTGTCCAATAAATTGATATCTTGGTTTATTCTATCTATATAACATGCTGCGGATCATGACTAGAATGCAGCAAAGAATCCTGCaaccattaataaaaagttcCAATTTTACTCAAAAGCTAAATATGCAGGATAGTGGTCCTTAAGAACTGACTTTGGACACCACTATGGTGTGGTAATGGCAGCGCTAGCAAAGCAATTTGTTTTGGTATGTCATAAGCTGGATTGTTTTTAGGTAGCTTGTTAGCAGCTAAGCtaaatttcttctttttgtctgTGATAATCACACACTCACATGGACATGACCTACAAAAGTTTTGACATGTGCACACATGTCTAGTAGCTGCTGTTTAAAGATTTGATCAGATGAAGCTTAACCTGTGGCTTCAGTTGGTGTGTGTTAAAGATGGATTAATTCTGTGATCAGTTTATATTACAGTTACCAACAGACAAGAAATCAGAATGTATCTGAAGAATCTAAATTTAAAGCTTTCACAAAAGTGAAGTTGACTAGCCAGATAAATACACTGGTATACATAATCAGAGTCAATTTCTTCAGGTCACCTCCCCAATCTTTAAAACTAAAGGGACAGATGTGATAACATGTTGCcacgtgttttgtttttttatccgtATTTGTTTCAAAATAGGCTGCTTTCTTACATGTAAAAATGCCTTTCTGGACGTTGCCAACAGAATTCATACAATGTACTGTATTTTGTGAATGTGTCATGGCATTTGTTATCAATACCCTGATGCAAGCAACAActacagaaaaagaaagatggtttaaatgatttattgatACAAGAAAAGTGAAGGACTCTTCCAGGCTCAGAGATGGGTTCCACGATGGTACTGAGGAGAGGTAAATGGTTACTATAGGAAGTAGTTTCATATATTGTTTTGAGGAAGGATTTGAGAAGGAGGCTTACTGCTTTTAGAGATGGCAAGGATCCAGGGGAAAGGTGAGTATATGCCACAGAGGTTGAGGTTAACAGGTTGTAGTGTGTGGAACGGTTTTTGATGATGCTTGTATTCCTCCTCCAGTAGAGAGTtgagcaaaatggtgaacagtgGATTTGCTGGAGGGTGGACATGTAGGTGAGTGAAGGACAGTGTGTGATGGGTTCCAGGCAGCAGATCCAGGGAGGAGCGACCAGAGGAACAGTGAGGAGGGGATTCTGAAGTAAGTTTCTGAGGGGGTTCTTGAGATCGAGGAGGCAGAGGATTGTGAACCAGAAGGAGGACTGGAGATTGGAGAAAGATTTCTTTCTAGGAGAGCATATGAGGTACGCTAAGGAACATAAGACCAGATAACACTTAAAACGTACTGAGGCCTGATGACCACACTTTAGGGAATCCACTCCTCTTTATGCTCCTCCTAATTGGCAAGAACAAGCTCCAGCTGCCAGCCAGTTGCACCCTGCAATAACAGTAAGGTAatgcacacccacacacagacgaacacacacacacacacacacacacaaaatacaacaatAAGGTGTACACATATCCTAACCCATAAATCTCATTGTTAgccatacatatatatatatctatataagattattttaaataaacagttaTAATCTACAAAGTAAACTGGACTGAACAGaatttctgtcatattttttaaaacataatcaattAATTCTAGTTAATCATTCTAAAAAGCATTTACTTTAACATTGGagcaatgtaaaaaagaaatttgCAGCACAGTTTAATTCCAAGTTCTGGAAACCTTTAAACGTGCCAAACGACCCATActcagaggctacagtcctcgacaCAGCCCGTCGTGGGTTCAACCCCTGGCCCTggcgacctttgctgcatgtccttCCCCTCTTGCCACCCCTTTTCAGTCTGCTTACTGTCAAAAAACGGAGAAAAATAAAGCctactagtgccacaaaaaacataaaaaaaaggttaaCTCATACAAACTAATTTGAATATTGCACGTTGAACAGCAGAATCTAATAGGATTTCAGCTGATCAACTTCAATTTTGTTAAATAGACTAAGTGATCTGTAATGCTTTGTCAGTAAtgtctttaattttaaattatgtgaCATATTTGTCTGTTATGTGTTTGCTGTCAACGTTTAATAGGAGTTTTGCATCACTGTCAAGGGAGTCTCAGAATATCTTatatggtgcctatctccaccaGTCAATagacgagaggcagggtacaccctggcaggatgccagtccatcacaggtcaacacagagacatacatgTCAAACAACCATGAACAAACACACAATCATACCTATGAGTTATTaatttaacagtcatgttttggactgtgggaggaaagaGGGAGTAGCCAGAggtgcaaactccatgcagaaagacccgaGGCTGGGATCCTAACCCagcaccttcttgctgcaagacagtAGTGCTACCAATAGCGCTACTGTGCAGCCCAAACATCACTCTCCCTTGTACAACAGGAAAAGTAATCTAGGGCTGAAAAGATATATGTTTTAGGAAAATTAATATGGTTCAAATTTCCacaatttaatacatttttacagtatTTACTTTACATTTTGAAATGGTAGAAATCTAAAATGCCGAATCTTCATAACCAGTCCTCATCTCCCATACTTTAAAATATCCAAACCATCTCTCTAAGTGAGTTACTCTCTTTAGGGgaacttttaaaagtttgataaacagattttatatttattttgttttccagtgttttatgttttattttcatatgcATGAAGATGGGAAATGgtgtttaacattttattaaagagatattatatctttatttttattatacatGCAAAAAATGTTGTCCTCAGCTTTTGAGGGGATTTTTTTAAGAAGAGGAAACTCAGTCTTTTCAAACAGAAAGACCACCACTGTGTTCAAACAATTTAATTTCCCTAAAAGTCCTAGAGGTGTTGAAAGAGTCCGGACTTTGAAGCCCCACTCTAAATTTGGACTATAGGATGAgagtgtttgttttgtggaaagtAAAGGGAGTGCCACAAAGTGGACAAAAATAAATTCCAGACCTCTTATGTGGGTGGACTCGACCGGGACTGCAGAAGAGACAAATGATGACATCAGGATCTGCTACCATGCGTGGTAAATGAGCCATCGACACATCAGGATCAAGTGATCTCACCCTCCTAAGCTTCTCTTTTGTGGTCTCCCTCCGAGACCACTTTAACCCCTTTAGGAGCCACCTGCACTTAATAACCAAGAATTGGGGGGTTTCACAGGAAAGGCTCCAACCCAGATGGCAAACACTGAGCGTCAGCAATGCAAAGGGCACGGGCCAGTGCAACACAACATTCTTGTTGCATGTAGTCAGTCTGGTCAGGGGAAATCCACCTCTGGAATGTAAGTCACCCAGTCTCCTAAACCTGTTAGGTCAatgtaaatgaaacattttaacaggATAACTTTGTCATGATTCCCCTGTTTTAGGTGTTTGGGTTTccttgtctgtttctctgcacttcccttttcatgttctttaattgttgttgttttagttcatcacattttttacttatttcttgtaTTCCTTTACATTTACAGTTCTGTTAGATTCCTTGCCGTGTTATTCTGTTCCTGCTACCTGTGTTcgtta is a window from the Girardinichthys multiradiatus isolate DD_20200921_A chromosome 15, DD_fGirMul_XY1, whole genome shotgun sequence genome containing:
- the LOC124882484 gene encoding uncharacterized protein LOC124882484, whose protein sequence is MWVVCPPARRRTREREEREEEISGKKRGVSRLKRGGKRGRTCSKGRQGQGLNPRRAVSRTVASEVQLAGSWSLFLPIRRSIKRSGFPKVWSSGLILLLVHNPLPPRSQEPPQKLTSESPPHCSSGRSSLDLLPGTHHTLSFTHLHVHPPANPLFTILLNSLLEEEYKHHQKPFHTLQPVNLNLCGIYSPFPWILAISKSIPSWNPSLSLEESFTFLVSINHLNHLSFSVVVACIRAET